One part of the Lentisphaera araneosa HTCC2155 genome encodes these proteins:
- a CDS encoding phosphomannomutase/phosphoglucomutase produces MKFTLNSFTPYDLRAKLGEQLNPEVAYAIGRAYALTQKAKKVCVGGDIRLSSEELKNALARGLAEAGCEVLDLGLTGTEEIYFATVHYKLDGGIQVTASHNPINYNGMKFVGPNSIPIGMANGLQDIKESAEQYLNHPSENLSGTQIAAIRSESCLAEYIQHILKFISLDKLHPMRLLMNAGNGAAGHIIDAIEKEFQNKNVPVEFIKINNEPDGKFPKGIPNPLLHSCRAETSQAVIDNNCDLGIAWDGDCDRCFFFDNKGDFIEGYFIVGLLAEAFLKHDPNQTILQDPRLTWNTIDIVNENGGQCFKSKTGHAFIKKDMRERDAVYGGEMSAHHYFRDFFYCDSGMIPWLLIIELLSSKEADLHELLHQRIALFPNPGELNFTISHKDEAIKSIEQYFRDQGDALIIEYFDGLNIEFKDWRFSLRCSNTEPLVRLNIETRANQGLLKNKLALIQSLLDKWI; encoded by the coding sequence ATGAAATTCACTTTAAATAGCTTCACCCCCTATGACCTACGTGCCAAACTGGGTGAACAACTTAACCCTGAGGTTGCTTACGCAATTGGTCGAGCCTATGCGCTTACACAGAAAGCGAAAAAAGTCTGTGTTGGGGGAGACATCCGACTGAGTTCTGAGGAACTCAAAAATGCCCTCGCTCGTGGGCTTGCAGAAGCTGGTTGCGAAGTTCTTGACCTAGGCTTAACCGGCACAGAAGAAATCTACTTTGCCACCGTTCATTATAAACTTGATGGCGGCATTCAGGTAACCGCGAGCCATAATCCGATAAATTATAATGGTATGAAGTTTGTGGGCCCCAACTCCATCCCCATTGGTATGGCAAATGGCTTACAAGACATCAAAGAGTCCGCAGAACAATACCTTAATCATCCCAGTGAAAATTTATCCGGCACTCAGATCGCCGCTATCCGTAGTGAGTCATGCTTAGCAGAATATATTCAACATATTCTTAAATTTATCAGCCTCGATAAATTGCACCCCATGCGCTTATTGATGAATGCGGGCAATGGGGCTGCGGGTCATATAATTGATGCCATCGAAAAAGAGTTCCAAAACAAAAATGTCCCCGTAGAGTTTATAAAAATCAATAATGAACCCGATGGTAAGTTCCCGAAAGGCATTCCGAATCCCTTACTCCATTCTTGTCGTGCTGAAACTTCACAAGCGGTCATCGACAACAATTGTGACCTTGGCATTGCTTGGGACGGCGATTGTGATCGTTGTTTTTTCTTTGATAATAAAGGCGATTTTATAGAGGGTTACTTTATTGTCGGCCTATTAGCTGAAGCATTTTTAAAACATGATCCTAATCAAACTATCTTGCAGGACCCTCGCCTAACTTGGAACACCATTGATATAGTCAATGAAAATGGAGGCCAATGCTTCAAAAGTAAGACAGGCCATGCCTTCATAAAAAAAGACATGCGCGAACGCGATGCAGTCTATGGCGGTGAAATGTCCGCACACCATTACTTCAGAGACTTTTTTTATTGCGATAGTGGAATGATTCCTTGGTTGTTGATCATTGAATTACTCTCATCAAAAGAAGCCGACCTTCATGAACTCCTCCACCAACGTATTGCGCTATTCCCTAACCCCGGTGAACTCAACTTTACGATAAGTCACAAAGATGAAGCCATAAAATCTATCGAGCAATACTTCCGCGATCAAGGCGATGCTCTTATCATTGAATATTTCGATGGCCTCAATATTGAGTTCAAAGACTGGCGCTTTAGTTTGCGATGCTCAAATACTGAACCCTTAGTTAGGTTAAATATCGAAACGCGCGCCAATCAAGGTTTACTCAAGAATAAACTGGCTCTCATCCAAAGTTTACTAGATAAGTGGATTTAA
- a CDS encoding peptidylprolyl isomerase, which yields MKTAMARHILVKQKRDAEEILEKLKSGADFAKFARKYSTCNSAKRGGDLGELRPGQLVPAINQIVFKKELNVIHGPVKSKFGFHLVEVYYRD from the coding sequence ACAGCCATGGCGCGGCACATTTTAGTCAAGCAAAAACGAGATGCTGAAGAGATTTTAGAAAAGCTGAAATCAGGGGCTGATTTTGCGAAGTTCGCAAGAAAATACTCCACCTGTAATTCAGCAAAACGAGGTGGAGATCTTGGAGAGTTACGCCCAGGGCAACTCGTTCCAGCCATCAACCAGATTGTCTTTAAGAAAGAGCTCAATGTGATTCATGGGCCAGTGAAAAGTAAATTTGGTTTTCACTTGGTGGAAGTTTACTACAGGGATTAA